A genomic region of Pseudopipra pipra isolate bDixPip1 chromosome W, bDixPip1.hap1, whole genome shotgun sequence contains the following coding sequences:
- the LOC135405769 gene encoding class I histocompatibility antigen, F10 alpha chain-like isoform X1, translating into MAPALGLGALLALLGVSGGQPEVLHSLRFLSVAMSEPGLGVPQYVAVGYLDRTPFQRYDSERGRAEPQTPWMAAGAEPGYWDGQTQIHRGNQHVAITNVEMLRGRYNQSGGLHTLQRVCGCDLLSNGSINRTLRYGYDGRDFISFDLGSGSFVAADGAAQITQRRWKSEGYEALQHELAQSCVEELQKYIRCGQEALERKDPPDVHVSGKEEHGILTLSCHAYGFYPGMIGINWLKGDEVRDQETEWGGIVPNSDGTFHSWARIEALPGEREQYRCRVEHAGMPEPGIFAWEPESVWNFSPVLVAVSVIAAIIIIIGLVGVGVWKLRSGKREGNGYDPAPTSESQQRVWIQILWAGIPGWMPGFQRGMGT; encoded by the exons ATGGCTccagcgctggggctgggggcgctCCTGGCGCTCCTGGGGGTCTCGGGGGGGCAGCCCGAGG TTCTCCACTCCCTGCGTTTCCTGAGCGTGGCCATGTCAGAGCCTGGCCTGGGGGTCCCCCAGTATGTGGCTGTGGGGTACCTGGACAGGACCCCCTTCCAGCGCTACGACagcgagcggggccgggcggagCCGCAGACGCCGTGGATGGCGGCCGGAGCCGAGCCGGGATATTGGGATGGACAGACCCAGATCCACAGGGGGAACCAGCACGTGGCCATCACCAACGTGGAGATGCTGCGGGGCCGGTACAACCAGAGCGGGG gTCTCCACACGCTGCAGCGGGTTTGTGGCTGTGACCTCCTGTCCAACGGGAGCATCAACAGAACCCTTCGGTACGGCTACGACGGGCGGGATTTCATCTCCTTCGACCTGGGATCCGGGAGCTTCGTGGCGGCCGATGGAGCTGCCCAGATCACCCAGAGGCGCTGGAAATCCGAAGGGTACGAGGCTCTTCAGCACgagctggcacagagctgtgtggaAGAGCTCCAGAAATACATCAGATGTGGGCAGGAGGCGCTGGAGCGCAAAG ATCCCCCCGATGTCCACGTGTCCGGGAAAGAGGAACACGGGATCCTGACGTTGTCCTGCCACGCGTACGGATTCTACCCCGGGATGATCGGGATCAACTGGCTGAAGGGGGATGAAGTGCGGGATCAGGAGACGGAGTGGGGCGGGATCGTTCCCAACAGCGACGGCACCTTCCACAGCTGGGCCAGGATCGAGGCGCTGCCGGGGGAGCGGGAGCAGTACCGGTGCCGGGTGGAGCACGCCGGAATGCCAGAGCCCGGGATCTTCGCCTGGG agccGGAATCCGTCTGGAATTTCAGCCCAGTGTTGGTGGCTGTGTCCGTCatcgctgccatcatcatcatcatcggcctcgtgggagtcggtgtctggaagctccgaTCCG ggaagagggaggggaatggatacgaccccgcgcccaccagtgagtcccagcagcgtgtgtggatccagatcctctgggcagggatcccaggatggatgccgggattccagaggggaatggggacctaa
- the LOC135405769 gene encoding class I histocompatibility antigen, F10 alpha chain-like isoform X2, translating to MAPALGLGALLALLGVLAVSGGQPKVLHSLRFLSVAMSEPGLGVPQYVAVGYLDRTPFQRYDSERGRAEPQTPWMAAGAEPGYWDGQTQIHRGNQHVAITNVEMLRGRYNQSGGLHTLQRVCGCDLLSNGSINRTLRYGYDGRDFISFDLGSGSFVAADGAAQITQRRWKSEGYEALQHELAQSCVEELQKYIRCGQEALERKDPPDVHVSGKEEHGILTLSCHAYGFYPGMIGINWLKGDEVRDQETEWGGIVPNSDGTFHSWARIEALPGEREQYRCRVEHAGMPEPGIFAWEPESVWNFSPVLVAVSVIAAIIIIIGLVGVGVWKLRSGKREGNGYDPAPTSESQQRVWIQILWAGIPGWMPGFQRGMGT from the exons ATGGCTccagcgctggggctgggggcgctCCTGGCGCTCCTGGGGGTCTTGGCGGTCTCGGGGGGGCAGCCGAAGG TTCTCCACTCCCTGCGTTTCCTGAGCGTGGCCATGTCAGAGCCTGGCCTGGGGGTCCCCCAGTATGTGGCTGTGGGGTACCTGGACAGGACCCCCTTCCAGCGCTACGACagcgagcggggccgggcggagCCGCAGACGCCGTGGATGGCGGCCGGAGCCGAGCCGGGATATTGGGATGGACAGACCCAGATCCACAGGGGGAACCAGCACGTGGCCATCACCAACGTGGAGATGCTGCGGGGCCGGTACAACCAGAGCGGGG gTCTCCACACGCTGCAGCGGGTTTGTGGCTGTGACCTCCTGTCCAACGGGAGCATCAACAGAACCCTTCGGTACGGCTACGACGGGCGGGATTTCATCTCCTTCGACCTGGGATCCGGGAGCTTCGTGGCGGCCGATGGAGCTGCCCAGATCACCCAGAGGCGCTGGAAATCCGAAGGGTACGAGGCTCTTCAGCACgagctggcacagagctgtgtggaAGAGCTCCAGAAATACATCAGATGTGGGCAGGAGGCGCTGGAGCGCAAAG ATCCCCCCGATGTCCACGTGTCCGGGAAAGAGGAACACGGGATCCTGACGTTGTCCTGCCACGCGTACGGATTCTACCCCGGGATGATCGGGATCAACTGGCTGAAGGGGGATGAAGTGCGGGATCAGGAGACGGAGTGGGGCGGGATCGTTCCCAACAGCGACGGCACCTTCCACAGCTGGGCCAGGATCGAGGCGCTGCCGGGGGAGCGGGAGCAGTACCGGTGCCGGGTGGAGCACGCCGGAATGCCAGAGCCCGGGATCTTCGCCTGGG agccGGAATCCGTCTGGAATTTCAGCCCAGTGTTGGTGGCTGTGTCCGTCatcgctgccatcatcatcatcatcggcctcgtgggagtcggtgtctggaagctccgaTCCG ggaagagggaggggaatggatacgaccccgcgcccaccagtgagtcccagcagcgtgtgtggatccagatcctctgggcagggatcccaggatggatgccgggattccagaggggaatggggacctaa